A genomic region of Pelodiscus sinensis isolate JC-2024 chromosome 1, ASM4963464v1, whole genome shotgun sequence contains the following coding sequences:
- the IFFO1 gene encoding non-homologous end joining factor IFFO1 isoform X4, translating into MNPLFGPNLFLLQQEQQGLAEPEPPPLGDFFGGELGPAPAAPPFAAPPAAMALRNDLGSNISVLKTLNLRFRCFLAKVHELERRNRQLEKQLQQALEEGGGRSRGVPRRDQAVQTSVVSPIRPLGLALGSARPAGLSAPSRGVGSPSCHPGLPFAPSSQPAAAGPFSASSRFMPGTIWSFSQARRLGPGPETTLVQGPGLSWVHPDGVGVQIDTITPEIRALYNVLAKVKRERDEYKRRWEEEYTVRVQLQDQVAELHEEAQEAEACQEELAMKVKQLKAELVVFKGLMSNNLTELDTKIQEKAMKVDMDICRRIDITAKLCDVAQQRNCEDMIKMFQSLHLSPIKVPATAGRKRERKLISDEDTSLSESDASKKPVEEEDEETTAMSINEEMQRMLNQLREYDFEDDTDSLTWEETEETLLLWEDFSGYAIAAAEVQGEQDDCLEKVIKDTESLFKSREKEYQETIDQIELELATAKNDMNRHLHEYMEMCSMKRGLDVQMETCRRLITQSGDRKSPAFTPPSNSEPALNEEAEESSPDLPTDASIR; encoded by the exons ATGAACCCGCTGTTCGGCCCCAACCTcttcctgctgcagcaggagcagcagggcctggccGAGCCGGAGCCGCCGCCCCTGGGGGACTTCTTCGGCGGCGAGCTGGGCCCCGCTCCCGCGGCGCCCCCGTTCGCGGCGCCCCCCGCCGCCATGGCCCTGCGCAACGACCTGGGCTCCAACATCAGCGTGCTGAAGACCCTCAACCTGCGCTTCCGCTGCTTCCTGGCCAAGGTGCACGAGCTGGAGCGCAGGAACCGGCAGctggagaagcagctgcagcaggcgctggaggaggggggcggccGCTCGCGGGGCGTCCCGCGCCGGGACCAGGCTGTGCAGACCAGCGTCGTCAGCCCCATCcgcccgctgggcctggccctgggcagcgcccggccggCCGGGCTCAGCGCCCCCTCCAGGGGGGTGGGCTCCCCCAGCTGCCACCCCGGGCTGCCCTTCGCCCCTTCGTCCCAGCCCGCCGCCGCCGGCCCCTTCTCAGCCTCCTCCCGCTTCATGCCCGGCACCATCTGGTCCTTCTCGCAAGCCCGGCGGCTGGGCCCGGGGCCCGAGACCACCCTGGTGCAGGGGCCCGGGCTCTCGTGGGTTCACCCCGACGGGGTAGGCGTCCAGATCGACACCATCACCCCGGAGATCCGGGCCCTCTACAATGTGCTGGCCAAGGTGAAGCGGGAGCGCGACGAGTACAAACGCAG GTGGGAAGAGGAGTACACTGTGCGTGTCCAGCTGCAGGACCAAGTGGCCGAGCTGCATGAG GAGGCCCAGGAAGCTGAAGCATGCCAGGAGGAGCTGGCCATGAAGGTGAAGCAGCTGAAGGCAGAGTTGGTCGTCTTCAAGGGATTGATGAGCAAT AACCTCACGGAGCTGGATACCAAGATCCAAGAGAAGGCCATGAAAGTGGATATGGATATCTGCCGGCGCATCGACATCACAGCCAAACTGTGTGACGTGGCGCAGCAGCGCAACTGCGAGGACATGATCAAAATGTTTCAG TCTCTGCACTTGTCTCCCATTAAGGTCCCAGCCACAGCGGGGCGGAAGCGGGAGCGGAAGCTCATCAGTGACGAGGACACTTCACTGTCTGAGAGCGATGCCTCCAAAAAGCCtgtggaggaggaagatgaagagaccACAGCCATGAGCATCAATGAGGAGATGCAGAGGATGCTGAACCAGCT GAGGGAGTATGATTTTGAGGATGACACTGACAGCCTTACGTGGGAGGAGACGGAGGAAACGTTGTTGCTCTGGGAGGATTTCTCTGGATATGCCATTGCtgctgcagaggtgcagggggag CAGGATGACTGTCTGGAGAAAGTGATTAAGGACACGGAGTCCCTCTTCAAGAGCCGCGAGAAGGAATATCAGGAAACCATCGACCAGATAGAG CTGGAACTTGCAACAGCAAAGAATGACATGAACCGGCACCTGCACGAATACATGGAAATGTGCAGCATGAAGCGTGGGCTGGATGTGCAGATGGAGACCTGCCGCCGGCTCATCACCCAATCTGGAGACCG
- the IFFO1 gene encoding non-homologous end joining factor IFFO1 isoform X2: MNPLFGPNLFLLQQEQQGLAEPEPPPLGDFFGGELGPAPAAPPFAAPPAAMALRNDLGSNISVLKTLNLRFRCFLAKVHELERRNRQLEKQLQQALEEGGGRSRGVPRRDQAVQTSVVSPIRPLGLALGSARPAGLSAPSRGVGSPSCHPGLPFAPSSQPAAAGPFSASSRFMPGTIWSFSQARRLGPGPETTLVQGPGLSWVHPDGVGVQIDTITPEIRALYNVLAKVKRERDEYKRRWEEEYTVRVQLQDQVAELHEEAQEAEACQEELAMKVKQLKAELVVFKGLMSNNLTELDTKIQEKAMKVDMDICRRIDITAKLCDVAQQRNCEDMIKMFQSLHLSPIKVPATAGRKRERKLISDEDTSLSESDASKKPVEEEDEETTAMSINEEMQRMLNQLREYDFEDDTDSLTWEETEETLLLWEDFSGYAIAAAEVQGEQDDCLEKVIKDTESLFKSREKEYQETIDQIELELATAKNDMNRHLHEYMEMCSMKRGLDVQMETCRRLITQSGDRLLAGVEFGAMCLWKMNRAQVSALTESLLLSHLPQTVSRP, translated from the exons ATGAACCCGCTGTTCGGCCCCAACCTcttcctgctgcagcaggagcagcagggcctggccGAGCCGGAGCCGCCGCCCCTGGGGGACTTCTTCGGCGGCGAGCTGGGCCCCGCTCCCGCGGCGCCCCCGTTCGCGGCGCCCCCCGCCGCCATGGCCCTGCGCAACGACCTGGGCTCCAACATCAGCGTGCTGAAGACCCTCAACCTGCGCTTCCGCTGCTTCCTGGCCAAGGTGCACGAGCTGGAGCGCAGGAACCGGCAGctggagaagcagctgcagcaggcgctggaggaggggggcggccGCTCGCGGGGCGTCCCGCGCCGGGACCAGGCTGTGCAGACCAGCGTCGTCAGCCCCATCcgcccgctgggcctggccctgggcagcgcccggccggCCGGGCTCAGCGCCCCCTCCAGGGGGGTGGGCTCCCCCAGCTGCCACCCCGGGCTGCCCTTCGCCCCTTCGTCCCAGCCCGCCGCCGCCGGCCCCTTCTCAGCCTCCTCCCGCTTCATGCCCGGCACCATCTGGTCCTTCTCGCAAGCCCGGCGGCTGGGCCCGGGGCCCGAGACCACCCTGGTGCAGGGGCCCGGGCTCTCGTGGGTTCACCCCGACGGGGTAGGCGTCCAGATCGACACCATCACCCCGGAGATCCGGGCCCTCTACAATGTGCTGGCCAAGGTGAAGCGGGAGCGCGACGAGTACAAACGCAG GTGGGAAGAGGAGTACACTGTGCGTGTCCAGCTGCAGGACCAAGTGGCCGAGCTGCATGAG GAGGCCCAGGAAGCTGAAGCATGCCAGGAGGAGCTGGCCATGAAGGTGAAGCAGCTGAAGGCAGAGTTGGTCGTCTTCAAGGGATTGATGAGCAAT AACCTCACGGAGCTGGATACCAAGATCCAAGAGAAGGCCATGAAAGTGGATATGGATATCTGCCGGCGCATCGACATCACAGCCAAACTGTGTGACGTGGCGCAGCAGCGCAACTGCGAGGACATGATCAAAATGTTTCAG TCTCTGCACTTGTCTCCCATTAAGGTCCCAGCCACAGCGGGGCGGAAGCGGGAGCGGAAGCTCATCAGTGACGAGGACACTTCACTGTCTGAGAGCGATGCCTCCAAAAAGCCtgtggaggaggaagatgaagagaccACAGCCATGAGCATCAATGAGGAGATGCAGAGGATGCTGAACCAGCT GAGGGAGTATGATTTTGAGGATGACACTGACAGCCTTACGTGGGAGGAGACGGAGGAAACGTTGTTGCTCTGGGAGGATTTCTCTGGATATGCCATTGCtgctgcagaggtgcagggggag CAGGATGACTGTCTGGAGAAAGTGATTAAGGACACGGAGTCCCTCTTCAAGAGCCGCGAGAAGGAATATCAGGAAACCATCGACCAGATAGAG CTGGAACTTGCAACAGCAAAGAATGACATGAACCGGCACCTGCACGAATACATGGAAATGTGCAGCATGAAGCGTGGGCTGGATGTGCAGATGGAGACCTGCCGCCGGCTCATCACCCAATCTGGAGACCG ACTCCTGGCAGGAGTTGAATTTGGTGCCATGTGCCTATGGAAGATGAATCGTGCTCAGGTGTCAGCTTTGACAG
- the IFFO1 gene encoding non-homologous end joining factor IFFO1 isoform X8, whose product MNPLFGPNLFLLQQEQQGLAEPEPPPLGDFFGGELGPAPAAPPFAAPPAAMALRNDLGSNISVLKTLNLRFRCFLAKVHELERRNRQLEKQLQQALEEGGGRSRGVPRRDQAVQTSVVSPIRPLGLALGSARPAGLSAPSRGVGSPSCHPGLPFAPSSQPAAAGPFSASSRFMPGTIWSFSQARRLGPGPETTLVQGPGLSWVHPDGVGVQIDTITPEIRALYNVLAKVKRERDEYKRRWEEEYTVRVQLQDQVAELHEEAQEAEACQEELAMKVKQLKAELVVFKGLMSNNLTELDTKIQEKAMKVDMDICRRIDITAKLCDVAQQRNCEDMIKMFQVPATAGRKRERKLISDEDTSLSESDASKKPVEEEDEETTAMSINEEMQRMLNQLREYDFEDDTDSLTWEETEETLLLWEDFSGYAIAAAEVQGEQDDCLEKVIKDTESLFKSREKEYQETIDQIELELATAKNDMNRHLHEYMEMCSMKRGLDVQMETCRRLITQSGDRKSPAFTPPSNSEPALNEEAEESSPDLPTDASIR is encoded by the exons ATGAACCCGCTGTTCGGCCCCAACCTcttcctgctgcagcaggagcagcagggcctggccGAGCCGGAGCCGCCGCCCCTGGGGGACTTCTTCGGCGGCGAGCTGGGCCCCGCTCCCGCGGCGCCCCCGTTCGCGGCGCCCCCCGCCGCCATGGCCCTGCGCAACGACCTGGGCTCCAACATCAGCGTGCTGAAGACCCTCAACCTGCGCTTCCGCTGCTTCCTGGCCAAGGTGCACGAGCTGGAGCGCAGGAACCGGCAGctggagaagcagctgcagcaggcgctggaggaggggggcggccGCTCGCGGGGCGTCCCGCGCCGGGACCAGGCTGTGCAGACCAGCGTCGTCAGCCCCATCcgcccgctgggcctggccctgggcagcgcccggccggCCGGGCTCAGCGCCCCCTCCAGGGGGGTGGGCTCCCCCAGCTGCCACCCCGGGCTGCCCTTCGCCCCTTCGTCCCAGCCCGCCGCCGCCGGCCCCTTCTCAGCCTCCTCCCGCTTCATGCCCGGCACCATCTGGTCCTTCTCGCAAGCCCGGCGGCTGGGCCCGGGGCCCGAGACCACCCTGGTGCAGGGGCCCGGGCTCTCGTGGGTTCACCCCGACGGGGTAGGCGTCCAGATCGACACCATCACCCCGGAGATCCGGGCCCTCTACAATGTGCTGGCCAAGGTGAAGCGGGAGCGCGACGAGTACAAACGCAG GTGGGAAGAGGAGTACACTGTGCGTGTCCAGCTGCAGGACCAAGTGGCCGAGCTGCATGAG GAGGCCCAGGAAGCTGAAGCATGCCAGGAGGAGCTGGCCATGAAGGTGAAGCAGCTGAAGGCAGAGTTGGTCGTCTTCAAGGGATTGATGAGCAAT AACCTCACGGAGCTGGATACCAAGATCCAAGAGAAGGCCATGAAAGTGGATATGGATATCTGCCGGCGCATCGACATCACAGCCAAACTGTGTGACGTGGCGCAGCAGCGCAACTGCGAGGACATGATCAAAATGTTTCAG GTCCCAGCCACAGCGGGGCGGAAGCGGGAGCGGAAGCTCATCAGTGACGAGGACACTTCACTGTCTGAGAGCGATGCCTCCAAAAAGCCtgtggaggaggaagatgaagagaccACAGCCATGAGCATCAATGAGGAGATGCAGAGGATGCTGAACCAGCT GAGGGAGTATGATTTTGAGGATGACACTGACAGCCTTACGTGGGAGGAGACGGAGGAAACGTTGTTGCTCTGGGAGGATTTCTCTGGATATGCCATTGCtgctgcagaggtgcagggggag CAGGATGACTGTCTGGAGAAAGTGATTAAGGACACGGAGTCCCTCTTCAAGAGCCGCGAGAAGGAATATCAGGAAACCATCGACCAGATAGAG CTGGAACTTGCAACAGCAAAGAATGACATGAACCGGCACCTGCACGAATACATGGAAATGTGCAGCATGAAGCGTGGGCTGGATGTGCAGATGGAGACCTGCCGCCGGCTCATCACCCAATCTGGAGACCG
- the IFFO1 gene encoding non-homologous end joining factor IFFO1 isoform X5, whose amino-acid sequence MNPLFGPNLFLLQQEQQGLAEPEPPPLGDFFGGELGPAPAAPPFAAPPAAMALRNDLGSNISVLKTLNLRFRCFLAKVHELERRNRQLEKQLQQALEEGGGRSRGVPRRDQAVQTSVVSPIRPLGLALGSARPAGLSAPSRGVGSPSCHPGLPFAPSSQPAAAGPFSASSRFMPGTIWSFSQARRLGPGPETTLVQGPGLSWVHPDGVGVQIDTITPEIRALYNVLAKVKRERDEYKRRWEEEYTVRVQLQDQVAELHEEAQEAEACQEELAMKVKQLKAELVVFKGLMSNNLTELDTKIQEKAMKVDMDICRRIDITAKLCDVAQQRNCEDMIKMFQVPATAGRKRERKLISDEDTSLSESDASKKPVEEEDEETTAMSINEEMQRMLNQLREYDFEDDTDSLTWEETEETLLLWEDFSGYAIAAAEVQGEQQDDCLEKVIKDTESLFKSREKEYQETIDQIELELATAKNDMNRHLHEYMEMCSMKRGLDVQMETCRRLITQSGDRLLAGVEFGAMCLWKMNRAQVSALTESLLLSHLPQTVSRP is encoded by the exons ATGAACCCGCTGTTCGGCCCCAACCTcttcctgctgcagcaggagcagcagggcctggccGAGCCGGAGCCGCCGCCCCTGGGGGACTTCTTCGGCGGCGAGCTGGGCCCCGCTCCCGCGGCGCCCCCGTTCGCGGCGCCCCCCGCCGCCATGGCCCTGCGCAACGACCTGGGCTCCAACATCAGCGTGCTGAAGACCCTCAACCTGCGCTTCCGCTGCTTCCTGGCCAAGGTGCACGAGCTGGAGCGCAGGAACCGGCAGctggagaagcagctgcagcaggcgctggaggaggggggcggccGCTCGCGGGGCGTCCCGCGCCGGGACCAGGCTGTGCAGACCAGCGTCGTCAGCCCCATCcgcccgctgggcctggccctgggcagcgcccggccggCCGGGCTCAGCGCCCCCTCCAGGGGGGTGGGCTCCCCCAGCTGCCACCCCGGGCTGCCCTTCGCCCCTTCGTCCCAGCCCGCCGCCGCCGGCCCCTTCTCAGCCTCCTCCCGCTTCATGCCCGGCACCATCTGGTCCTTCTCGCAAGCCCGGCGGCTGGGCCCGGGGCCCGAGACCACCCTGGTGCAGGGGCCCGGGCTCTCGTGGGTTCACCCCGACGGGGTAGGCGTCCAGATCGACACCATCACCCCGGAGATCCGGGCCCTCTACAATGTGCTGGCCAAGGTGAAGCGGGAGCGCGACGAGTACAAACGCAG GTGGGAAGAGGAGTACACTGTGCGTGTCCAGCTGCAGGACCAAGTGGCCGAGCTGCATGAG GAGGCCCAGGAAGCTGAAGCATGCCAGGAGGAGCTGGCCATGAAGGTGAAGCAGCTGAAGGCAGAGTTGGTCGTCTTCAAGGGATTGATGAGCAAT AACCTCACGGAGCTGGATACCAAGATCCAAGAGAAGGCCATGAAAGTGGATATGGATATCTGCCGGCGCATCGACATCACAGCCAAACTGTGTGACGTGGCGCAGCAGCGCAACTGCGAGGACATGATCAAAATGTTTCAG GTCCCAGCCACAGCGGGGCGGAAGCGGGAGCGGAAGCTCATCAGTGACGAGGACACTTCACTGTCTGAGAGCGATGCCTCCAAAAAGCCtgtggaggaggaagatgaagagaccACAGCCATGAGCATCAATGAGGAGATGCAGAGGATGCTGAACCAGCT GAGGGAGTATGATTTTGAGGATGACACTGACAGCCTTACGTGGGAGGAGACGGAGGAAACGTTGTTGCTCTGGGAGGATTTCTCTGGATATGCCATTGCtgctgcagaggtgcagggggag CAGCAGGATGACTGTCTGGAGAAAGTGATTAAGGACACGGAGTCCCTCTTCAAGAGCCGCGAGAAGGAATATCAGGAAACCATCGACCAGATAGAG CTGGAACTTGCAACAGCAAAGAATGACATGAACCGGCACCTGCACGAATACATGGAAATGTGCAGCATGAAGCGTGGGCTGGATGTGCAGATGGAGACCTGCCGCCGGCTCATCACCCAATCTGGAGACCG ACTCCTGGCAGGAGTTGAATTTGGTGCCATGTGCCTATGGAAGATGAATCGTGCTCAGGTGTCAGCTTTGACAG
- the IFFO1 gene encoding non-homologous end joining factor IFFO1 isoform X6 yields MNPLFGPNLFLLQQEQQGLAEPEPPPLGDFFGGELGPAPAAPPFAAPPAAMALRNDLGSNISVLKTLNLRFRCFLAKVHELERRNRQLEKQLQQALEEGGGRSRGVPRRDQAVQTSVVSPIRPLGLALGSARPAGLSAPSRGVGSPSCHPGLPFAPSSQPAAAGPFSASSRFMPGTIWSFSQARRLGPGPETTLVQGPGLSWVHPDGVGVQIDTITPEIRALYNVLAKVKRERDEYKRRWEEEYTVRVQLQDQVAELHEEAQEAEACQEELAMKVKQLKAELVVFKGLMSNNLTELDTKIQEKAMKVDMDICRRIDITAKLCDVAQQRNCEDMIKMFQVPATAGRKRERKLISDEDTSLSESDASKKPVEEEDEETTAMSINEEMQRMLNQLREYDFEDDTDSLTWEETEETLLLWEDFSGYAIAAAEVQGEQDDCLEKVIKDTESLFKSREKEYQETIDQIELELATAKNDMNRHLHEYMEMCSMKRGLDVQMETCRRLITQSGDRLLAGVEFGAMCLWKMNRAQVSALTESLLLSHLPQTVSRP; encoded by the exons ATGAACCCGCTGTTCGGCCCCAACCTcttcctgctgcagcaggagcagcagggcctggccGAGCCGGAGCCGCCGCCCCTGGGGGACTTCTTCGGCGGCGAGCTGGGCCCCGCTCCCGCGGCGCCCCCGTTCGCGGCGCCCCCCGCCGCCATGGCCCTGCGCAACGACCTGGGCTCCAACATCAGCGTGCTGAAGACCCTCAACCTGCGCTTCCGCTGCTTCCTGGCCAAGGTGCACGAGCTGGAGCGCAGGAACCGGCAGctggagaagcagctgcagcaggcgctggaggaggggggcggccGCTCGCGGGGCGTCCCGCGCCGGGACCAGGCTGTGCAGACCAGCGTCGTCAGCCCCATCcgcccgctgggcctggccctgggcagcgcccggccggCCGGGCTCAGCGCCCCCTCCAGGGGGGTGGGCTCCCCCAGCTGCCACCCCGGGCTGCCCTTCGCCCCTTCGTCCCAGCCCGCCGCCGCCGGCCCCTTCTCAGCCTCCTCCCGCTTCATGCCCGGCACCATCTGGTCCTTCTCGCAAGCCCGGCGGCTGGGCCCGGGGCCCGAGACCACCCTGGTGCAGGGGCCCGGGCTCTCGTGGGTTCACCCCGACGGGGTAGGCGTCCAGATCGACACCATCACCCCGGAGATCCGGGCCCTCTACAATGTGCTGGCCAAGGTGAAGCGGGAGCGCGACGAGTACAAACGCAG GTGGGAAGAGGAGTACACTGTGCGTGTCCAGCTGCAGGACCAAGTGGCCGAGCTGCATGAG GAGGCCCAGGAAGCTGAAGCATGCCAGGAGGAGCTGGCCATGAAGGTGAAGCAGCTGAAGGCAGAGTTGGTCGTCTTCAAGGGATTGATGAGCAAT AACCTCACGGAGCTGGATACCAAGATCCAAGAGAAGGCCATGAAAGTGGATATGGATATCTGCCGGCGCATCGACATCACAGCCAAACTGTGTGACGTGGCGCAGCAGCGCAACTGCGAGGACATGATCAAAATGTTTCAG GTCCCAGCCACAGCGGGGCGGAAGCGGGAGCGGAAGCTCATCAGTGACGAGGACACTTCACTGTCTGAGAGCGATGCCTCCAAAAAGCCtgtggaggaggaagatgaagagaccACAGCCATGAGCATCAATGAGGAGATGCAGAGGATGCTGAACCAGCT GAGGGAGTATGATTTTGAGGATGACACTGACAGCCTTACGTGGGAGGAGACGGAGGAAACGTTGTTGCTCTGGGAGGATTTCTCTGGATATGCCATTGCtgctgcagaggtgcagggggag CAGGATGACTGTCTGGAGAAAGTGATTAAGGACACGGAGTCCCTCTTCAAGAGCCGCGAGAAGGAATATCAGGAAACCATCGACCAGATAGAG CTGGAACTTGCAACAGCAAAGAATGACATGAACCGGCACCTGCACGAATACATGGAAATGTGCAGCATGAAGCGTGGGCTGGATGTGCAGATGGAGACCTGCCGCCGGCTCATCACCCAATCTGGAGACCG ACTCCTGGCAGGAGTTGAATTTGGTGCCATGTGCCTATGGAAGATGAATCGTGCTCAGGTGTCAGCTTTGACAG
- the IFFO1 gene encoding non-homologous end joining factor IFFO1 isoform X1, translating into MNPLFGPNLFLLQQEQQGLAEPEPPPLGDFFGGELGPAPAAPPFAAPPAAMALRNDLGSNISVLKTLNLRFRCFLAKVHELERRNRQLEKQLQQALEEGGGRSRGVPRRDQAVQTSVVSPIRPLGLALGSARPAGLSAPSRGVGSPSCHPGLPFAPSSQPAAAGPFSASSRFMPGTIWSFSQARRLGPGPETTLVQGPGLSWVHPDGVGVQIDTITPEIRALYNVLAKVKRERDEYKRRWEEEYTVRVQLQDQVAELHEEAQEAEACQEELAMKVKQLKAELVVFKGLMSNNLTELDTKIQEKAMKVDMDICRRIDITAKLCDVAQQRNCEDMIKMFQSLHLSPIKVPATAGRKRERKLISDEDTSLSESDASKKPVEEEDEETTAMSINEEMQRMLNQLREYDFEDDTDSLTWEETEETLLLWEDFSGYAIAAAEVQGEQQDDCLEKVIKDTESLFKSREKEYQETIDQIELELATAKNDMNRHLHEYMEMCSMKRGLDVQMETCRRLITQSGDRLLAGVEFGAMCLWKMNRAQVSALTESLLLSHLPQTVSRP; encoded by the exons ATGAACCCGCTGTTCGGCCCCAACCTcttcctgctgcagcaggagcagcagggcctggccGAGCCGGAGCCGCCGCCCCTGGGGGACTTCTTCGGCGGCGAGCTGGGCCCCGCTCCCGCGGCGCCCCCGTTCGCGGCGCCCCCCGCCGCCATGGCCCTGCGCAACGACCTGGGCTCCAACATCAGCGTGCTGAAGACCCTCAACCTGCGCTTCCGCTGCTTCCTGGCCAAGGTGCACGAGCTGGAGCGCAGGAACCGGCAGctggagaagcagctgcagcaggcgctggaggaggggggcggccGCTCGCGGGGCGTCCCGCGCCGGGACCAGGCTGTGCAGACCAGCGTCGTCAGCCCCATCcgcccgctgggcctggccctgggcagcgcccggccggCCGGGCTCAGCGCCCCCTCCAGGGGGGTGGGCTCCCCCAGCTGCCACCCCGGGCTGCCCTTCGCCCCTTCGTCCCAGCCCGCCGCCGCCGGCCCCTTCTCAGCCTCCTCCCGCTTCATGCCCGGCACCATCTGGTCCTTCTCGCAAGCCCGGCGGCTGGGCCCGGGGCCCGAGACCACCCTGGTGCAGGGGCCCGGGCTCTCGTGGGTTCACCCCGACGGGGTAGGCGTCCAGATCGACACCATCACCCCGGAGATCCGGGCCCTCTACAATGTGCTGGCCAAGGTGAAGCGGGAGCGCGACGAGTACAAACGCAG GTGGGAAGAGGAGTACACTGTGCGTGTCCAGCTGCAGGACCAAGTGGCCGAGCTGCATGAG GAGGCCCAGGAAGCTGAAGCATGCCAGGAGGAGCTGGCCATGAAGGTGAAGCAGCTGAAGGCAGAGTTGGTCGTCTTCAAGGGATTGATGAGCAAT AACCTCACGGAGCTGGATACCAAGATCCAAGAGAAGGCCATGAAAGTGGATATGGATATCTGCCGGCGCATCGACATCACAGCCAAACTGTGTGACGTGGCGCAGCAGCGCAACTGCGAGGACATGATCAAAATGTTTCAG TCTCTGCACTTGTCTCCCATTAAGGTCCCAGCCACAGCGGGGCGGAAGCGGGAGCGGAAGCTCATCAGTGACGAGGACACTTCACTGTCTGAGAGCGATGCCTCCAAAAAGCCtgtggaggaggaagatgaagagaccACAGCCATGAGCATCAATGAGGAGATGCAGAGGATGCTGAACCAGCT GAGGGAGTATGATTTTGAGGATGACACTGACAGCCTTACGTGGGAGGAGACGGAGGAAACGTTGTTGCTCTGGGAGGATTTCTCTGGATATGCCATTGCtgctgcagaggtgcagggggag CAGCAGGATGACTGTCTGGAGAAAGTGATTAAGGACACGGAGTCCCTCTTCAAGAGCCGCGAGAAGGAATATCAGGAAACCATCGACCAGATAGAG CTGGAACTTGCAACAGCAAAGAATGACATGAACCGGCACCTGCACGAATACATGGAAATGTGCAGCATGAAGCGTGGGCTGGATGTGCAGATGGAGACCTGCCGCCGGCTCATCACCCAATCTGGAGACCG ACTCCTGGCAGGAGTTGAATTTGGTGCCATGTGCCTATGGAAGATGAATCGTGCTCAGGTGTCAGCTTTGACAG